The Methylomonas montana genome has a window encoding:
- a CDS encoding Bbp19 family protein, giving the protein MNTIEEQQIIKAAREAEHRRQAILDKTDFKAIIDTAEGRRFIRRVLAECGVHKLSYNFTDTGSNTAFKEGKRSIGLWLQSLFVDCPDQYIQLLKEESQVRASD; this is encoded by the coding sequence ATGAATACCATTGAAGAACAGCAAATCATCAAGGCGGCCAGGGAGGCCGAGCATCGGCGCCAGGCCATTCTGGATAAAACGGATTTCAAAGCGATCATCGATACTGCCGAAGGCCGCCGCTTTATCCGTCGGGTACTGGCGGAATGCGGCGTGCATAAGCTGAGCTACAACTTTACCGATACTGGCTCGAATACCGCTTTTAAGGAAGGCAAGCGCTCGATTGGCTTGTGGCTGCAAAGTCTGTTTGTCGACTGTCCGGACCAATACATTCAATTATTGAAAGAGGAATCTCAGGTCAGAGCCAGTGACTGA
- the gp10 gene encoding capsid staple protein produces MKTTDSGVEAISDNPYGYGLSIYLNDDQCEALGIKQPLRAGTQVKITALAFVQSATESVEDDGDDTGNDISLSLQITDMELSGTSNAAEHAGKLYGDA; encoded by the coding sequence ATGAAAACGACCGATTCCGGCGTTGAGGCGATCAGTGATAACCCATACGGTTATGGACTATCGATCTACCTTAACGATGACCAATGCGAAGCGCTGGGGATCAAACAGCCGTTACGCGCTGGTACCCAGGTCAAGATTACCGCGTTGGCGTTTGTCCAGTCTGCGACTGAATCTGTTGAGGATGACGGCGACGACACCGGCAATGACATCAGCTTGAGCTTGCAGATTACCGATATGGAGCTATCCGGGACCAGTAACGCCGCCGAGCATGCGGGCAAACTCTATGGTGATGCATGA
- a CDS encoding portal protein, with product MAQDLKLIQDLNKRIGLLKTERSTWWMQWKDLSQFILPYNGRFFNSDRDRGWKRFNSIYDNSATRANRILAAGMMSGASSPSRPWFKLSLHDKDLMRFHPVKDWLATVTDLIAQALVNSNTYRVLPMLYGEMGVFGTASALIADDYKNVIHLHPFTVGEYCIETDWKGDVVTIYREFDKTVGAIVSEFGYSNCSKTLQNQFDRGQLDIWYTVRHAVEPRSDRDHTKIDGKNMAWRSVYWEMSNADGHMLRESGYKSFPCVCPRWQVMGGDIYGNSPGMETLGDVKQLQAQQFRKSQAIDYQANPPLQVPSDMKNREMEIFPGGISYYDAATPQQGIRTAFEVNLNLQTLLEDLQDIRGRINNTFFVDIFLAITDQSKDMTAYEVAARKTEQMLMLGPVVERVTNELLTPLLETTFERMLAGGLLPPPPEELSGHNLNIEYISVLAQAQKAVAINSISQFVSELGQIATIKPDVLDKFDADKWADIAADMLGIPPDLLVTDRNLALIRQQKAQQAQQAQMAAMLEQGANIMNKAGSTPTQPGSAGGDMLQALQAQAASRGGR from the coding sequence ATGGCACAAGACCTCAAACTAATCCAGGATCTGAATAAGCGCATAGGCTTATTGAAGACTGAGCGTTCGACCTGGTGGATGCAGTGGAAAGACTTGTCGCAATTCATCTTGCCCTATAACGGTCGGTTCTTTAATTCGGATCGCGATCGGGGCTGGAAGCGGTTTAACTCGATCTACGATAACTCAGCCACGCGGGCGAATCGGATTTTAGCCGCCGGCATGATGAGCGGCGCATCGTCACCTTCTCGGCCCTGGTTCAAGCTGTCATTGCACGATAAAGACTTGATGCGCTTCCATCCGGTCAAGGATTGGCTAGCCACCGTCACCGACTTGATTGCCCAGGCGCTGGTGAACTCCAACACCTATCGCGTGCTGCCGATGCTGTATGGCGAAATGGGGGTGTTCGGTACCGCCTCTGCGCTGATCGCTGACGATTATAAGAACGTCATCCATCTGCATCCGTTTACGGTCGGTGAATATTGCATCGAAACCGATTGGAAAGGCGACGTCGTCACCATTTACCGCGAGTTCGACAAAACCGTCGGCGCCATTGTCAGCGAGTTTGGCTATAGCAATTGCAGCAAGACACTGCAAAACCAATTCGATCGCGGCCAGCTCGATATTTGGTACACCGTTAGACATGCTGTCGAACCCCGCTCGGATCGGGACCATACCAAGATAGACGGCAAGAACATGGCCTGGCGATCAGTGTATTGGGAAATGAGCAATGCCGATGGACACATGCTGCGGGAATCCGGCTATAAAAGCTTTCCGTGCGTGTGCCCACGTTGGCAAGTGATGGGCGGCGACATTTACGGCAACAGTCCAGGCATGGAAACGCTGGGCGACGTGAAGCAATTGCAGGCCCAACAGTTCCGGAAGTCACAGGCGATCGATTATCAAGCGAACCCGCCGCTGCAGGTGCCTAGCGACATGAAAAACCGGGAAATGGAGATTTTCCCGGGCGGTATCAGTTATTACGACGCCGCTACACCGCAGCAAGGTATCCGCACGGCATTCGAAGTCAATCTGAACTTGCAGACCTTGCTAGAGGATTTGCAGGACATTCGCGGCCGGATCAATAACACCTTCTTTGTCGATATCTTTCTGGCGATTACCGATCAATCGAAAGATATGACCGCTTATGAAGTGGCCGCCCGGAAAACCGAACAGATGTTGATGCTGGGCCCGGTCGTGGAGCGGGTCACTAACGAACTGTTGACGCCGTTATTGGAAACCACGTTCGAACGCATGCTGGCCGGCGGTCTATTGCCGCCGCCGCCCGAAGAGTTATCGGGCCACAACCTCAATATCGAGTACATATCGGTACTGGCCCAAGCCCAAAAGGCCGTGGCGATCAATTCGATCAGCCAGTTTGTCAGCGAGCTGGGACAGATAGCCACGATCAAACCGGACGTCTTGGATAAGTTCGATGCCGATAAGTGGGCCGACATTGCCGCCGACATGCTGGGCATTCCACCCGATCTGTTAGTGACCGATAGGAATCTGGCGTTGATTCGTCAACAAAAAGCGCAACAGGCGCAACAAGCGCAAATGGCGGCCATGCTGGAACAGGGCGCCAATATCATGAACAAAGCCGGCAGCACGCCCACACAACCCGGCTCGGCCGGGGGCGACATGTTGCAGGCCCTGCAAGCACAGGCTGCGTCCAGAGGAGGGCGATGA